One genomic region from Hyalangium ruber encodes:
- a CDS encoding type II secretion system protein GspJ, whose amino-acid sequence MRRSLRGFTLMEVMVAIAITGFIGTIVAMAFQTGFRAKEVVEGEAGHYRMVRVALNRMAREIGSAFVSDRYDPKRYRDQNDRPTNFVGEADRLMFTTMAHQRLYTDSKESDQAVVEYFVETSTEKGAKGRQELKRRVNPNIGGDRMDRGGTTDVLFEGVKKVQFEYWDSERKEWEDEWDTRRAEKKSILPTRVRVTVHALDENGKEARYTTQARIMSNTELPRF is encoded by the coding sequence ATGAGGCGCTCCCTCCGAGGCTTCACGCTGATGGAGGTCATGGTGGCGATCGCCATCACCGGCTTCATCGGCACCATCGTCGCCATGGCCTTCCAGACGGGCTTCCGCGCCAAGGAAGTGGTGGAGGGCGAGGCGGGGCACTACCGCATGGTGCGCGTGGCGCTCAACCGCATGGCGCGCGAGATCGGCTCCGCCTTCGTGAGCGACCGCTACGACCCGAAGCGCTACCGGGACCAGAACGATCGGCCCACCAACTTCGTGGGCGAGGCGGACCGGCTGATGTTCACCACGATGGCGCACCAGCGCCTGTACACGGACTCGAAGGAGTCCGACCAGGCGGTGGTGGAGTACTTCGTGGAGACGTCCACCGAGAAGGGGGCCAAGGGCCGGCAGGAGCTCAAGCGGCGGGTCAACCCCAACATCGGCGGGGACCGCATGGACCGGGGCGGCACCACGGACGTGCTCTTCGAGGGCGTGAAGAAGGTGCAGTTCGAGTACTGGGACTCCGAGCGCAAGGAGTGGGAAGACGAGTGGGACACGCGCCGGGCCGAGAAGAAGTCCATCCTGCCGACGCGGGTGCGCGTCACCGTGCATGCGCTGGACGAGAACGGCAAGGAAGCGCGTTACACCACCCAGGCTCGAATCATGTCGAACACGGAGCTGCCGAGGTTCTGA
- the gspF gene encoding type II secretion system inner membrane protein GspF produces MPVFEYRGLNGAGKTVKGLLEAESPKTLRAQLRKDGIFLTDVLGQAEGSRAAVMKGAGAQLAARDIDLRKLTRGRITTEDIAITTRQLATLLGAGVTLVESLTALVDQVEKERFKRVLSDVKQRVNEGSSLADALGQHQKIFGSLYVNMVRAGEASGALDAVLQRLADFTESQAKLRQKIVGTMLYPAIMLVVGGGILVLLMTVVVPKVTKIFESMNATLPFTTRVLIGFSNALQDYWFIIFPSLFGAIAFAVWYFRSPAGKPIWDRFALKAPVFGGLVRLLAISRFARTLATLLKSGVPLLAAMDIVKAVITNSVLADVIEKARDAIREGESIANPLKRSGQFPPLVYHMVAIGERSGQLEEMLLSVADSYETQVNVRIGALTSLLEPILIVMMGAVIAFVAFSILMPILQVNSVIR; encoded by the coding sequence ATGCCGGTCTTCGAGTACAGAGGTCTCAACGGTGCGGGCAAGACGGTCAAGGGGCTGCTCGAGGCCGAGTCGCCCAAGACGCTGCGTGCCCAGCTGCGCAAGGACGGCATCTTCCTCACGGACGTGCTCGGCCAGGCCGAGGGCAGCCGCGCGGCGGTGATGAAGGGCGCGGGGGCTCAGCTCGCCGCCCGCGACATCGACCTGCGCAAGCTCACGCGCGGCCGCATCACCACCGAGGACATCGCCATCACCACCCGGCAGCTCGCCACGCTGCTGGGCGCGGGCGTCACCCTGGTGGAGTCGCTCACCGCGCTGGTGGACCAGGTGGAGAAGGAGCGCTTCAAGCGCGTGCTCTCGGACGTGAAGCAGCGTGTGAACGAGGGCTCATCGCTGGCCGACGCGCTCGGGCAGCACCAGAAAATATTCGGCTCGCTCTACGTGAACATGGTGCGCGCCGGCGAGGCCTCGGGCGCCCTGGACGCGGTGCTGCAGCGGCTGGCCGACTTCACCGAGAGCCAGGCCAAGCTGCGCCAGAAGATCGTCGGCACCATGCTCTACCCCGCCATCATGCTGGTGGTGGGCGGCGGCATCCTCGTGCTGCTGATGACGGTCGTCGTCCCGAAGGTGACGAAGATCTTCGAGTCGATGAACGCCACCCTGCCCTTCACCACGCGGGTGCTGATCGGCTTCAGCAACGCGCTGCAGGACTACTGGTTCATCATCTTCCCCTCGCTCTTCGGCGCCATCGCCTTCGCCGTCTGGTACTTCCGCAGCCCCGCCGGCAAGCCCATCTGGGACCGGTTCGCGCTCAAGGCGCCCGTGTTCGGCGGCCTGGTACGCCTGCTCGCCATCTCGCGCTTCGCCCGCACGCTGGCCACGCTGCTCAAGAGCGGCGTGCCGCTGCTGGCCGCCATGGACATCGTCAAGGCGGTCATCACCAACTCGGTGCTGGCGGACGTGATTGAGAAGGCGCGCGATGCCATCCGCGAGGGCGAGAGCATCGCCAACCCACTCAAGCGCTCGGGCCAGTTCCCGCCGCTCGTGTACCACATGGTCGCCATTGGTGAGCGCTCCGGCCAGCTGGAGGAGATGCTCCTGTCGGTGGCCGACAGCTACGAGACGCAGGTGAACGTGCGCATCGGCGCCCTCACCTCGCTGCTCGAGCCCATCCTCATCGTGATGATGGGCGCGGTGATTGCATTCGTAGCCTTCTCGATCCTGATGCCGATTCTGCAGGTGAACTCGGTCATCCGGTAA
- the pilM gene encoding pilus assembly protein PilM, producing the protein MARILGLDLGSYSVKGVLFESNIRGYTTKAYAEVRRGEGDRTESLRNAVRELLTQHPLQADQVVVALPGPALITHSFTMPFVDPKRIEAALPFEVESQLPFDLSEVVFDYQVVGQKPKVSSDLLVGVVRKEELRWLVDLLSELNLEPRVITHPGVTYQNLFLQTPAVFEGLEAMAAVAVVDIGHERTSVAIGRPGVGVEFARTFAGGGKDLSKALSTEFQTPLPEAHHWKETYGALASVAASQGPDAERAAAAFVRGLQPVLRELRPTFKSFTARTRRQVGAVVLCGGTARLKGIAEQLERDLHMPARVLALPVEAASTLPSESQPSAVQAYSLALRGQASGAKAPRFNLRRGEFGFKGDYDYVKDKVGLLAAFAATLVLLLVAGGVVRNSVLARRETQVDQVLCKTTERILGSCEKDFDRAINMLRGVESPAAALPKNSAVNLLAEVTQRIPADVPVKLDRIQIDLERVILQGETKSSKEIDTLTQAIKGHRCFKEVNQGKVERTRDGQNVTFRLDIQVNCPEQTGAET; encoded by the coding sequence ATGGCCCGCATTCTTGGCCTCGACCTGGGCAGCTACTCCGTCAAGGGAGTGCTCTTCGAGTCGAACATCCGGGGCTACACCACCAAGGCCTACGCCGAGGTGCGCCGGGGCGAGGGCGATCGCACCGAGAGCCTGCGCAACGCCGTGCGCGAGCTGCTCACCCAGCACCCGCTCCAGGCCGACCAGGTCGTCGTCGCCCTGCCCGGCCCGGCGCTGATCACGCACAGCTTCACGATGCCCTTCGTCGATCCGAAGCGCATCGAGGCCGCCCTGCCCTTCGAGGTGGAGAGCCAGCTGCCCTTCGACCTGTCCGAGGTGGTCTTCGACTACCAGGTGGTGGGGCAGAAGCCGAAGGTGAGCAGCGATCTGCTGGTGGGCGTGGTGCGCAAGGAGGAGCTGCGCTGGCTGGTGGACCTCCTGTCCGAGCTGAACCTGGAGCCGCGCGTCATCACCCACCCGGGCGTGACGTACCAGAACCTCTTCCTGCAGACGCCCGCCGTCTTCGAGGGGCTGGAGGCCATGGCGGCGGTGGCGGTGGTGGACATCGGCCACGAGCGCACCTCGGTGGCCATTGGCCGACCGGGCGTGGGCGTGGAGTTCGCGCGCACCTTCGCCGGAGGCGGCAAGGATCTGAGCAAGGCGTTGTCCACCGAGTTCCAGACGCCGCTGCCGGAGGCGCACCACTGGAAGGAGACGTACGGGGCGCTGGCCAGCGTGGCCGCCTCGCAGGGGCCGGACGCCGAGCGCGCCGCCGCCGCCTTCGTGCGCGGCCTGCAGCCAGTGCTGCGCGAGCTGCGCCCCACCTTCAAGTCCTTCACCGCCCGCACGCGCCGGCAGGTGGGCGCCGTGGTGCTGTGCGGCGGCACCGCGCGCCTCAAGGGCATCGCCGAGCAGCTCGAGCGAGACCTGCACATGCCCGCGCGAGTGCTGGCGCTGCCGGTCGAGGCCGCCTCCACCCTGCCCTCGGAGTCGCAACCCTCGGCGGTCCAGGCGTACTCGCTGGCGCTGCGGGGCCAGGCCTCGGGCGCCAAGGCCCCGCGCTTCAACCTGCGCCGGGGTGAGTTCGGCTTCAAGGGCGACTACGACTACGTGAAGGACAAGGTGGGGCTGCTGGCCGCCTTCGCCGCCACGCTCGTGTTGCTGCTGGTGGCCGGTGGCGTGGTGCGCAACTCGGTGCTCGCCCGCCGGGAGACGCAGGTGGACCAGGTGCTGTGCAAGACGACCGAGCGCATCCTCGGCTCGTGTGAGAAGGACTTCGACCGCGCCATCAACATGCTGCGCGGTGTGGAGAGCCCCGCCGCCGCCCTGCCCAAGAACTCGGCCGTCAACCTGCTGGCGGAAGTCACGCAGCGCATCCCCGCCGACGTGCCGGTGAAGCTGGACCGCATCCAGATCGATCTGGAGCGCGTCATCCTCCAGGGAGAGACGAAGAGCTCCAAGGAGATCGACACGCTGACGCAGGCCATCAAGGGCCACCGCTGCTTCAAGGAAGTCAACCAGGGCAAGGTGGAGCGGACGCGCGACGGACAGAACGTCACCTTCCGCCTGGACATCCAGGTGAACTGCCCCGAGCAGACTGGCGCGGAGACCTAG
- a CDS encoding type II secretion system protein GspG — protein sequence MAEHVTTPQNPDMAPRPARMGRLVVGAVVALATVLAFVMVQLTNDETLGEKQRQARAEIRKLDGVFRAFYRLMGRYPTEQEGFGILVQARVLDKEPVDPWGHPYVYRFNDKRSGVLSYGADGVPGGQGDDADITSGGVEEARR from the coding sequence ATGGCCGAGCACGTCACCACCCCACAGAACCCCGACATGGCGCCGCGTCCGGCCCGGATGGGGCGACTCGTGGTCGGTGCCGTCGTCGCGCTCGCCACGGTCCTGGCCTTCGTGATGGTACAGCTGACGAACGATGAGACCCTGGGCGAGAAGCAGCGCCAGGCCCGGGCGGAGATCCGCAAGCTGGACGGCGTGTTCCGCGCCTTCTACCGGCTCATGGGGCGTTACCCCACCGAGCAGGAGGGCTTCGGCATCCTCGTGCAGGCGCGCGTGCTGGACAAAGAGCCGGTGGACCCATGGGGCCACCCGTACGTGTACCGCTTCAACGACAAGCGCTCCGGCGTGCTCTCCTATGGCGCGGACGGGGTGCCCGGCGGTCAGGGCGACGACGCGGACATCACCAGCGGCGGCGTCGAGGAGGCTCGGCGATGA
- a CDS encoding transporter, whose amino-acid sequence MVKTCTAALAAALLLVAPAAFACATCACGDPTLTSMGTEQPFAGRLRLAATMRAWGMTTGDATLDAVTLRELRMDVAASYAPLRWLFLSATLPLQARGVRNVSLASERSWGPGDLEVSAKAFVFRDREFSPDHLIAILVGAELPTSPTVHDAEGRPLSLDAQLGTGSWDPFAGLAYTMFRGEWSFIASATGYLPTRGRMGFRGGASLRSTLAAQYQPTPRWALRLAADTRLEAASDLLGVPDPAGKGFIGFLSPDVLYSPTTDVVVQLGVRAPILNLLSGPVRQTPILQAAVAYDL is encoded by the coding sequence ATGGTGAAGACCTGTACGGCCGCCCTCGCGGCGGCCCTGCTCCTCGTGGCACCGGCGGCCTTCGCCTGTGCCACGTGTGCCTGCGGGGATCCAACGCTCACCTCCATGGGCACCGAGCAGCCCTTCGCCGGCCGTCTGCGGCTGGCGGCCACGATGCGAGCCTGGGGGATGACAACGGGAGATGCCACCCTGGACGCGGTCACCCTGCGTGAGCTGCGCATGGATGTGGCGGCCTCCTACGCGCCCCTGCGGTGGCTGTTCCTGTCCGCCACGCTCCCGCTGCAGGCCCGTGGGGTGCGGAACGTGAGCCTGGCGAGCGAACGCTCTTGGGGGCCCGGCGACCTGGAGGTCAGCGCCAAGGCCTTTGTCTTCCGAGATCGGGAGTTCTCGCCGGATCACCTCATCGCCATATTGGTGGGCGCCGAGCTGCCAACCTCGCCCACGGTGCATGACGCGGAGGGCCGCCCCCTCTCGCTCGATGCCCAGCTCGGCACTGGCTCTTGGGATCCGTTCGCGGGGCTGGCCTACACGATGTTCCGGGGCGAGTGGTCCTTCATCGCCAGCGCGACGGGCTACCTGCCGACCCGGGGCCGCATGGGCTTCCGCGGGGGAGCGTCCCTGCGGAGCACGCTGGCGGCGCAGTACCAGCCCACGCCCCGCTGGGCTTTGCGCCTGGCGGCGGACACCCGCCTGGAGGCGGCCAGCGACCTCCTGGGCGTACCGGATCCCGCCGGAAAAGGCTTCATCGGCTTCCTCTCCCCCGACGTGCTCTACAGCCCCACCACGGATGTCGTCGTCCAGCTTGGGGTGCGTGCGCCAATCCTCAACCTGCTGAGCGGCCCCGTGCGGCAGACACCCATCCTCCAAGCCGCCGTGGCCTACGACTTATGA
- a CDS encoding type II secretion system protein GspG — translation MEKTKKQQRRHNRGMTLIEIMVVITILGLIAAAVGVAVIPQLNQARVDRAHLDIKNIQNALKLYYTKKGNYPDTATGLRGLVEMQALEQIPRDPWNNEYVYLNEGGKPVVSSYGADGTSGGGDDISSKDSAPGGTK, via the coding sequence ATGGAGAAGACGAAGAAGCAGCAGCGCCGCCACAACCGCGGCATGACGCTCATCGAGATCATGGTGGTGATTACCATCCTCGGCCTCATCGCCGCGGCGGTGGGCGTGGCGGTCATCCCCCAGCTCAACCAGGCCCGCGTCGATCGCGCCCATCTGGACATCAAGAACATCCAGAACGCGCTCAAGCTCTACTACACCAAGAAGGGCAACTACCCCGACACGGCCACGGGCCTGCGCGGGCTGGTGGAGATGCAGGCGCTGGAGCAGATCCCGCGCGATCCGTGGAACAACGAGTACGTGTACCTGAACGAGGGCGGCAAGCCCGTCGTCTCCTCCTACGGCGCCGACGGCACCTCGGGCGGTGGGGACGACATCTCCTCCAAGGATTCGGCTCCCGGCGGAACCAAGTAG
- a CDS encoding general secretion pathway protein GspK, with amino-acid sequence MRRFFSQTARRRPAPPPSLARRDRRARGVALIIAVISITLLTVVATEFAYNTRVDLQLAANQRDEVRAFYMARSGIGLGRLLLRFQKQVDNTPIPNLAGMMNQFMGGGAGAAPGAQQPASTLNIQLWKLARVDCHMLKGLVNSDASAKEEEPAQAQDSNFTMEEGETPVLSDQPMKRSFGGFEGCFLATITDEEEKLNIHRLSALATDALPTAARLMDLFGDKRFEFIFNRDDANRIRVTPQEVVIALKDWVDEDETQSAINLADPVNPFASGFSDEGGHYDRFDPRYDAKNARFDSLDELYRVHGVTDQFMAAFRDRLTVYPDVNSRPNVNTDDPMMMFMAVLSVADPARPDPRLQDPVFMQELITRIRSARMFSFLGMSVQDFVAVVESAGVAINPAIKANAATNRLVGDKSQTFTIKSVGEAGSVQKTITAVVKLDDQLGRILYWREE; translated from the coding sequence ATGCGCAGGTTCTTCTCCCAGACGGCCCGTCGCCGGCCCGCTCCCCCGCCCTCCCTGGCGCGGAGGGATCGCCGCGCGCGGGGCGTGGCGCTCATCATCGCGGTCATCTCCATCACCCTGCTCACGGTGGTGGCCACCGAGTTCGCCTACAACACGCGGGTGGACCTGCAGCTGGCGGCCAACCAGCGCGACGAGGTGCGGGCCTTCTACATGGCGCGCTCCGGCATCGGCCTGGGGCGCCTGCTGCTGCGCTTCCAGAAGCAGGTGGACAACACGCCCATCCCCAACCTGGCCGGCATGATGAATCAGTTCATGGGCGGCGGAGCGGGGGCGGCTCCCGGCGCCCAGCAGCCGGCCTCCACGCTCAACATCCAGCTCTGGAAGCTGGCGCGCGTGGACTGCCACATGCTCAAGGGGCTGGTGAACAGCGACGCGAGCGCCAAGGAGGAGGAGCCGGCTCAGGCGCAGGACTCCAACTTCACCATGGAGGAGGGCGAGACGCCGGTGCTGTCGGACCAGCCGATGAAGCGCTCCTTCGGCGGCTTCGAGGGCTGCTTCCTGGCCACCATCACGGATGAGGAGGAGAAGCTCAACATCCACCGGCTCTCCGCGCTGGCCACGGACGCGCTGCCCACCGCGGCGCGCTTGATGGACCTGTTCGGCGACAAGCGCTTCGAGTTCATCTTCAACCGCGACGACGCCAACCGCATCCGCGTCACCCCGCAGGAAGTGGTCATCGCCCTGAAGGACTGGGTGGACGAGGACGAGACGCAGTCGGCCATCAACCTGGCGGACCCCGTCAACCCGTTCGCCTCCGGCTTCTCGGACGAGGGCGGCCACTACGACCGCTTCGACCCGCGCTACGACGCGAAGAACGCGCGCTTCGACAGCCTGGACGAGCTGTACCGGGTCCACGGCGTGACGGACCAGTTCATGGCCGCCTTCCGGGACCGGCTCACCGTCTACCCGGACGTGAACTCACGGCCCAACGTCAACACGGACGATCCGATGATGATGTTCATGGCCGTGCTGTCCGTGGCGGACCCAGCGCGTCCGGACCCGCGGCTGCAGGATCCCGTGTTCATGCAGGAGCTCATCACCCGCATCCGCTCCGCGCGCATGTTCAGCTTTCTGGGCATGAGCGTTCAGGACTTCGTCGCCGTCGTCGAGTCCGCGGGCGTCGCCATCAACCCGGCGATCAAGGCCAACGCGGCCACCAACCGGCTCGTGGGTGACAAGAGCCAGACCTTCACCATCAAGTCCGTGGGTGAGGCGGGCAGCGTCCAGAAGACGATCACCGCCGTGGTCAAGCTGGACGATCAGCTCGGCCGCATCCTGTATTGGAGAGAGGAATAA
- the gspM gene encoding type II secretion system protein GspM: MNTFRQLFTDLRTRWEQLSGREQRLLMAAGGAVIAFALFVTLFTFTTTAAGYRSRTQTKLAKLQEVQQLAASYNEATSARNSIEQQLSSNDVSLLTYISDKATAAGLEVPNMTPKGEVGIGDGKIMESSMELTFTDVDLRKLTEFLKSVESGPGIVKVKYLRLEPRPASDTLTAWTTVSTYKLKQSQAPSAQQ; the protein is encoded by the coding sequence ATGAACACCTTTCGCCAACTCTTCACGGATCTGCGCACGCGCTGGGAGCAGCTCAGCGGCCGCGAGCAGCGGCTGCTCATGGCGGCCGGCGGCGCGGTGATCGCCTTCGCGCTCTTCGTCACCCTGTTCACCTTCACCACCACCGCGGCCGGCTACCGCAGCCGCACCCAGACGAAGCTGGCGAAGCTGCAAGAGGTGCAGCAGCTGGCCGCCAGCTACAACGAGGCCACGTCGGCGCGGAACTCCATCGAGCAGCAGCTGTCCAGCAATGACGTGTCGCTGCTCACCTACATCTCGGACAAGGCCACGGCCGCCGGGCTCGAGGTGCCCAACATGACGCCCAAGGGCGAGGTGGGCATCGGCGACGGGAAGATCATGGAGAGCAGCATGGAGCTGACCTTCACGGACGTGGACCTGCGCAAGCTGACCGAGTTCCTCAAGTCCGTGGAGAGCGGGCCCGGCATCGTCAAGGTGAAGTACCTGCGCCTGGAGCCGCGCCCGGCCAGCGACACCCTGACGGCGTGGACGACCGTCTCCACCTACAAGCTCAAGCAATCGCAGGCGCCTTCGGCGCAGCAGTGA
- a CDS encoding prepilin-type N-terminal cleavage/methylation domain-containing protein, with protein sequence MKYTQRGFTLLETVIALAILALALMAIFDLNSGAVSNHVYSKHLTVASLLARSKMTDLEQQLYDDGFPADDDEEAGDFSEEGWPNFKWRAKIIAPKTDGVSPDQLIGAIFNLPIGDSGGDLGGLASMFGGGGADGASSGGPVPAGGGLGGMAAGMAQPMFTQMVEQLTQSVREVHLTVTWKQGTLVESMDVVTHVVSLGPGSDRNGGAAFNSAQGRQAAETANQWVDASGAVVPNPVPGPNGQMLHPQTRQPLTNRMEWLNRMNSGGGGAMQNPLGGGGAGGGIFNPRGKQDTR encoded by the coding sequence ATGAAGTACACCCAACGAGGCTTCACGCTGCTGGAGACGGTCATCGCGCTCGCCATCCTGGCGCTGGCGCTGATGGCCATCTTCGATCTCAACTCCGGCGCTGTCTCCAACCACGTCTACTCCAAGCACCTCACCGTGGCCTCGCTGCTGGCCCGCTCGAAGATGACGGACCTGGAGCAGCAGCTCTACGACGACGGCTTCCCCGCCGACGATGACGAGGAGGCGGGCGACTTCTCCGAGGAGGGCTGGCCCAACTTCAAGTGGCGCGCGAAGATCATCGCCCCCAAGACGGACGGCGTGTCGCCCGACCAGCTGATCGGCGCCATCTTCAACCTGCCCATCGGGGACTCGGGCGGGGACCTGGGCGGGCTGGCGAGCATGTTCGGCGGCGGCGGCGCGGACGGCGCGAGCAGCGGCGGCCCCGTGCCGGCGGGCGGCGGACTGGGCGGCATGGCCGCGGGCATGGCGCAGCCCATGTTCACGCAGATGGTGGAGCAGCTCACCCAGTCAGTGCGAGAGGTACACCTCACCGTCACCTGGAAGCAGGGCACGCTGGTGGAGAGCATGGACGTGGTGACGCACGTGGTGTCGCTCGGCCCGGGCTCGGACCGCAACGGCGGCGCCGCCTTCAACTCGGCCCAGGGCCGGCAGGCCGCGGAGACGGCCAACCAGTGGGTGGACGCCTCGGGCGCGGTCGTCCCCAACCCCGTGCCCGGCCCCAACGGGCAGATGCTGCACCCGCAGACGCGCCAGCCGCTCACCAACCGCATGGAGTGGCTCAACCGGATGAACAGCGGCGGCGGCGGGGCCATGCAGAATCCGCTGGGCGGCGGCGGCGCCGGTGGCGGCATCTTCAACCCGCGTGGAAAGCAGGATACGCGATGA
- a CDS encoding DUF1775 domain-containing protein: MNKTIAALMMGTGLFLAPAMASAHISVSGTGFANSTQEFSFNVGHGCAGADTYSVKMEIPAGVTSVRPMQSDFGRVSVEKNAAGDVISITWQKADADVFASDISYYKLAVRLKVPNAPFTTVYFPTYQTCKAADGTISTTNWVGTPTSQAAEPAPELRVLPARKPGWNKFTVPMAISDLSVYFSDAQIVWKGTAAYSANPATAELATATSGVTALTSLQANDEIWVKY; this comes from the coding sequence ATGAACAAGACAATCGCAGCGCTGATGATGGGAACGGGACTCTTCCTCGCGCCGGCAATGGCCAGCGCCCACATCTCGGTCTCGGGAACGGGCTTCGCCAATTCGACGCAGGAGTTCTCCTTCAACGTGGGCCACGGCTGCGCGGGGGCCGACACGTACAGCGTGAAGATGGAGATCCCCGCCGGGGTGACGTCGGTGCGCCCCATGCAGAGTGATTTTGGCCGGGTCTCGGTCGAGAAGAACGCGGCGGGAGATGTGATCTCCATCACCTGGCAGAAGGCGGACGCGGACGTGTTCGCCTCGGACATCAGCTATTACAAGCTCGCGGTTCGGCTCAAGGTCCCCAACGCGCCGTTCACCACCGTGTACTTCCCGACCTACCAGACCTGCAAGGCGGCCGACGGGACGATCTCCACCACCAACTGGGTCGGCACGCCGACGTCCCAGGCCGCGGAGCCCGCGCCCGAGCTCCGCGTGCTGCCGGCGCGCAAGCCGGGGTGGAACAAGTTCACCGTCCCCATGGCTATCTCCGACCTGAGCGTTTATTTCAGCGACGCGCAGATCGTGTGGAAGGGGACCGCGGCCTACAGCGCCAACCCGGCCACCGCGGAGCTGGCGACGGCGACCTCGGGCGTCACCGCGCTCACCTCGCTGCAGGCCAATGACGAGATCTGGGTGAAGTACTGA
- the gspN gene encoding type II secretion system protein GspN: MATQTKTSGFKVVLGYSAFAVVALIACFLLTFPYGALRARIATEGLKAGYVVRIDSLRPGLVGLTARNVKISSPTEPLSAETRAALLSGDPDQVKMIGAAELGEPLIIDSLFIRPSLFPLGAAFHAEVMGGELKGVSGGLKTQQLQVRLDGLDPSKGNLKGFSGLDLEGRLSGVINLTLPPGPAGANGKPGEPDLSLADGEFSLDGQNLKLNGSVPGVGVAGSGPVALLFPGGLPAVPMGEVQALIRFDKGQGTVETLRTRSDQLELQATGTLRLKQRLQYSEPAMDVRLRVEPELVKNLGTAGLGLSILPPDKDDPKFRAGRLSGSLGKLNFLPKR, from the coding sequence ATGGCCACTCAGACCAAGACCTCCGGCTTCAAAGTTGTATTGGGGTACAGCGCCTTCGCGGTGGTGGCCCTCATCGCCTGCTTCCTGCTGACCTTCCCGTATGGCGCGCTGCGCGCGCGCATCGCCACCGAGGGCCTGAAGGCCGGCTATGTGGTTCGCATCGACTCGCTACGGCCTGGCCTCGTCGGGCTGACGGCGCGCAACGTGAAGATCAGCTCGCCGACCGAGCCGCTCAGCGCGGAGACGCGTGCCGCGCTGCTCAGCGGTGACCCGGACCAGGTGAAGATGATCGGCGCGGCGGAGTTGGGTGAGCCCCTCATCATCGACTCGCTCTTCATCCGCCCCAGCCTCTTCCCCCTGGGCGCGGCCTTTCACGCCGAGGTGATGGGGGGTGAGCTGAAGGGCGTCTCCGGCGGGCTGAAGACCCAGCAGCTCCAGGTGCGCCTGGACGGCCTGGACCCCTCGAAGGGCAACCTCAAGGGCTTCAGCGGGCTGGACCTGGAGGGCCGCCTGAGCGGCGTCATCAACCTGACGCTGCCGCCGGGGCCCGCGGGCGCCAACGGCAAGCCCGGGGAGCCGGACCTGTCGCTGGCCGACGGCGAGTTCTCGCTGGACGGCCAGAACCTGAAGCTCAACGGCAGTGTGCCGGGCGTCGGCGTGGCCGGCTCGGGCCCCGTCGCCCTGCTCTTCCCGGGCGGCCTGCCCGCCGTGCCGATGGGCGAGGTGCAGGCGCTCATCCGCTTCGACAAGGGCCAGGGCACGGTGGAGACGCTCCGTACGCGCAGCGACCAGCTGGAGCTTCAGGCCACGGGCACGCTGCGGCTCAAGCAGCGCCTGCAGTACAGCGAGCCGGCCATGGACGTGCGGCTGCGCGTCGAGCCGGAGCTGGTGAAGAACCTGGGCACCGCCGGGCTGGGCCTCTCCATCCTCCCTCCGGACAAGGACGACCCGAAGTTCCGCGCCGGGCGCCTGAGCGGCTCGCTGGGCAAGCTCAACTTCCTGCCCAAGCGCTGA
- a CDS encoding pilus assembly FimT family protein has translation MRRALPLHPRRAQRGLTLIEICIALLIAAVLFSAVVTSVGAITGSKAKAAAGELAGVIRSLYDSAALSGKTCRLVFEIPDPKSEDKTKYHAECAAGGVTTSRDREAALKDENRSREDEKRSGGDERRNFRSSDSGGAPSLQELMEQEQGRVEQAAKFSSYTAEEVEPRELPGGVTLSVWTRQQKTAVEQGVAYLYFFPQGYTEKAQVYVRQGDNVWTLTVSPLTGKVSVVAEELEVPRT, from the coding sequence ATGAGGCGTGCTCTTCCCCTTCACCCGCGGCGGGCCCAGCGCGGCCTGACGCTCATCGAGATCTGCATCGCGCTGCTGATCGCCGCGGTGCTCTTCTCGGCGGTGGTGACCAGCGTGGGCGCCATCACCGGCAGCAAGGCCAAGGCAGCCGCCGGAGAGCTGGCGGGCGTCATCCGCTCGCTCTACGACTCGGCCGCGCTCTCGGGCAAGACGTGCCGGCTGGTGTTCGAGATTCCGGACCCCAAGAGCGAGGACAAGACGAAGTACCACGCCGAGTGCGCCGCGGGCGGCGTGACGACCTCGCGGGACCGGGAGGCGGCCCTCAAGGATGAGAACCGCTCACGCGAGGACGAGAAGCGCTCGGGTGGTGACGAGCGGCGCAACTTCCGCAGCAGCGACAGCGGCGGCGCGCCCAGCCTGCAGGAGCTGATGGAGCAGGAGCAGGGCCGCGTGGAGCAGGCGGCGAAGTTCTCCAGCTACACCGCCGAGGAGGTGGAGCCGCGCGAGCTGCCTGGCGGGGTGACGCTCTCTGTGTGGACGCGCCAGCAGAAGACGGCCGTGGAGCAGGGCGTGGCCTACCTCTACTTCTTCCCCCAGGGCTACACGGAGAAGGCCCAGGTGTACGTGCGCCAGGGGGACAACGTGTGGACGCTCACCGTGTCACCGCTCACTGGCAAGGTGTCGGTGGTGGCCGAGGAGCTGGAGGTGCCTCGCACATGA